From one Lycium ferocissimum isolate CSIRO_LF1 chromosome 7, AGI_CSIRO_Lferr_CH_V1, whole genome shotgun sequence genomic stretch:
- the LOC132063226 gene encoding uncharacterized protein LOC132063226 has translation MGVLAREESDQRDNLFHARCKIVDKVCSLIIDGGSCTNAVRQVLVKHIKFPTRKHPSPYKLQWFNECGEMRVTKQAVIKFSFGRYQDELLCDVVPMQACHILLGRPWLFDRDAQHSRRSNKYTFVLGGWKFVLAPLTPYQVSGAYRIMKELRERVQVEEMEKREKGALVAIGGEGSSQDGSKRCMLAKPSNCLKGMDERHFMVCLVNKDLLLHTNQTTSTLPSSVTSLLKEYDELFSEEMPDRLPPLRGIEYQIDFVPGPQIPNKPAYRSNPEEIKELQRQVEELLEKGLVKESLSPCVVPVILVPKKDRT, from the coding sequence ATGGGGGTGTTAGCTAGAGAAGAGAGTGATCAAAGAGATAACCTATTTCATGCTAGATGCAAGATAGTGGACAAGGTGTGCTCCTTGATTATTGATGGTGGGAGTTGTACGAATGCGGTGAGGCAAGTCTTGGTTAAACACATAAAGTTTCCCACAAGGAAGCATCCTAGTCCCTACAAGCTCCAATGGTTCAATGAGTGTGGTGAAATGAGGGTGACCAAGCAAGCCGTTATTAAGTTTAGCTTTGGGAGGTATCAAGATGAGCTCTTATGTGACGTAGTACCAATGCAAGCGTGCCACATCTTGCTTGGGAGGCCTTGGCTATTTGATAGGGATGCGCAACATAGTAGGAGGTCCAACAAGTATACTTTTGTGCTTGGAGGTTGGAAATTTGTTCTTGCTCCATTAACACCCTATCAAGTAAGTGGAGCTTATAGAATCATGAAGGAACTCCGAGAGAGGGTTCAAGTGGAGGAAATGGAGAAGCGTGAGAAGGGAGCCTTGGTGGCTATTGGTGGAGAAGGATCATCTCAGGATGGATCCAAGAGGTGTATGTTGGCTAAGCCAAGCAATTGTTTGAAGGGAATGGATGAGAGACACTTTATGGTGTGCCTTGTAAACAAAGATCTTCTTTTGCATACTAACCAAACTACTAGCACTTTGCCTAGTAGTGTGACTTCTCTTTTGAAGGAATATGATGAGCTATTTTCGGAGGAGATGCCTGATAGATTACCTCCATTGAGGGGTATTGAATATCAAATTGACTTTGTGCCAGGTCCACAAATTCCCAACAAACCGGCATATAGGAGCAATCCGGAGGAAATAAAAGAATTGCAAAGGCAAGTTGAGGAGCTTTTAGAGAAGGGTCTAGTGAAGGAAAGTCTTAGCCCATGTGTCGTTCCAGTGATTCTtgttccaaagaaagatagAACTTAG